The DNA region ATGTTTTTTTATGAAAAATTTGATATTATTGTTATCGGAGCTGGACACGCTGGTACAGAAGCGGCTTCAGCGTCTTCAAGAATGGGTCAGAAAACTTTATTAATTACACAAAAAAGAAGTACTATAGGAACACTTTCATGTAATCCAGCTATAGGAGGTTTAGGTAAAAGTCAATTAGTTAAAGAAATTGATGCATTAGGTGGTTTGATGGCAAAAGTTATTGATTATTCAGGTATTCAATTTAGAATACTAAATTCTAAGAAAGGATATGCTGTACGTTCTACACGAGCACAAGCAGATCGATTTTTGTATCAAAAAAATATGAATTATTTTTTAAATAATCAAAAAAATTTAACAATTTTTGAACAAGAAGTTTCAGATATAATAATTAAAAATTATCAAGTTCAAGGAATTATTACTAGTGATGGAAAAATTTTTAAAAGTTCTATTGTTATTTTAACTGCTGGGACATTTTTAAATGGAAAAATGTATATTGGTTCTGATGTTTTTGATGGTGGAAGAAGAAATGATGTATCAGCATCAATATTAGCAAATAATTTAAAAAAATATTTTTCAAAAATAGGTCGATTAAAAACTGGTACACCACCGAGATTAAAAAAAAAAAGTATAAATTTTGATATTTTAAAAAAACAATATGGAGATTATCCTACACCAGTTTTTTCTTTTTTAGGTAAAATAGAACAACATCCAAAACAAGTACCTTGTTATATTACATATACAAATGATCATACTCATTCAATTATTAAAAAAAACTTACATTTAAGTCCTTTATATAGTGGTTCTATTACAGGCATAGGTCCAAGATATTGTCCATCTATTGAAGATAAAATAATTAAATTTCCAGACAAAATTAGTCATCAAATATTTTTAGAACCTGAAGGTATTAATAGTGAAATTATTTATCCTAATGGAATATCTACTAGTTTACCAAAAGATATTCAAGTAGATCTGATACAATCAATTTCTGGATTAGAAAATGCTCATATTGTTCATTCTGGTTATGCCGTTGAATATGATTATTTTGATCCTCGTGATTTAAAAATGACTTTAGAATCAAAAAAAATTAAAAACTTATTTATGGCTGGACAAATTAATGGGA from Buchnera aphidicola BCc includes:
- the mnmG gene encoding tRNA uridine-5-carboxymethylaminomethyl(34) synthesis enzyme MnmG, which produces MFFYEKFDIIVIGAGHAGTEAASASSRMGQKTLLITQKRSTIGTLSCNPAIGGLGKSQLVKEIDALGGLMAKVIDYSGIQFRILNSKKGYAVRSTRAQADRFLYQKNMNYFLNNQKNLTIFEQEVSDIIIKNYQVQGIITSDGKIFKSSIVILTAGTFLNGKMYIGSDVFDGGRRNDVSASILANNLKKYFSKIGRLKTGTPPRLKKKSINFDILKKQYGDYPTPVFSFLGKIEQHPKQVPCYITYTNDHTHSIIKKNLHLSPLYSGSITGIGPRYCPSIEDKIIKFPDKISHQIFLEPEGINSEIIYPNGISTSLPKDIQVDLIQSISGLENAHIVHSGYAVEYDYFDPRDLKMTLESKKIKNLFMAGQINGTTGYEEAAAQGLIAGLNAALKIQCKDTWYPKRNEAYIGVLIDDLCSKGTSEPYRMFTSRAEYRLLLRENNADERLTTIGYKLGLIDDFRWKIFSKKQDSISRERNRLKNIILQPKTVFFSSNNKKTIYLKKKCTAFDLLRRPEISYNDLILFLNSFLKKKIVIKNKEITEEIETQSKYFGYIQRQEKEIKKYKYYENKKLYCIKDYREILGLSNEAIIKLNKYRPSSIGQALRISGITPVTISILLIFLKKRKKKKFYFKK